Proteins encoded in a region of the Moritella marina ATCC 15381 genome:
- the sucA gene encoding 2-oxoglutarate dehydrogenase E1 component, producing the protein MQNNVMKAWLESSHLAGANQTYIEDLYEQFLADPDSVGEEWQTVFLGLPKVDNSTKEVPHGPVKDYFIRLAKETSRYAAQVSDPHNDSKQVRVLQLINAFRFRGHQHANLDPLGIWARDRVQDLDPAYHTLSDADFDANFNVGSYAIGQESMKLSDLYASLQKTYCGSVAAEYMHIVSTEEKRWIQSRLESVESSPEFEKQDKLRFLESLTAAEGLEKYLGAKFPGAKRFSLEGGDALIPMMKELIRRSGEQGIKEAVIGMAHRGRLNMLVNVLGKKPADLFDEFAGKHSDVWGAGDVKYHQGFSSDFHTPGGNVHLALAFNPSHLEIVNPVVMGSVRARQERLGSTNGDEVLAITIHGDSAIAGQGVVAETFNMSQTRAYGIGGTVRIVVNNQVGFTTSNPKDMRSTEYCTDIAKMVQAPIFHVNADDPEAVVLVTQIALDFRNTFKRDVVIDLVCYRRHGHNEADEPSATQPLMYKKIKKHPTPRKIYADQLVNEAVIDAAEATGFINEYRDQLDGGQCVVKEWRPMEQHSVDWNPYLKHEWDMPYQSQVAQQTLTDLAIKMTNVPEGHKIQSRVQKIYNDRVAMANGEKPCDWGFAETLAYATLLDDNYKVRITGQDVGRGTFFHRHAVVHNQEDASTYTPLANLKADQGELTIHDSVLSEEAVLAFEYGYATTEPSGLTIWEAQFGDFANGAQVVFDQFLSSGEQKWGRMCGLTVMLPHGYEGQGPEHSSARLERYMQMCAEHNWQVCVPSTPAQVYHMLRRQTVRPMRRPLIVMTPKSLLRHPLAISSLSELAEGTFQNVIGEIDELDPTQVKRVVMCSGKVYFDLLETRRKTGQTDVAIVRIEQLYPFPHAEIAAVFADYQHVEQFVWCQEEPQNQGAWYSSQHHHWESIPQGAKLSYAGRAASASPAVGYMSVHTKQQLALIEDALTVAQK; encoded by the coding sequence ATGCAGAATAACGTCATGAAAGCCTGGTTAGAATCCTCTCATCTAGCCGGTGCGAACCAGACATATATTGAAGATTTATATGAGCAATTTTTAGCAGATCCTGATTCAGTTGGCGAAGAATGGCAAACTGTATTTTTAGGTCTACCTAAAGTTGATAATTCGACTAAAGAAGTTCCACATGGTCCTGTGAAGGATTATTTCATTCGTCTTGCGAAAGAAACCTCTCGCTATGCTGCGCAAGTAAGTGATCCGCATAATGACTCGAAACAAGTTAGGGTATTACAATTAATTAATGCTTTCCGTTTCCGTGGGCACCAACATGCGAACCTAGATCCGTTAGGAATATGGGCACGTGATCGTGTTCAAGATCTAGACCCCGCATATCACACACTTTCTGATGCTGATTTTGATGCTAACTTTAATGTTGGTTCATACGCGATTGGTCAAGAAAGCATGAAATTAAGTGACCTTTATGCTTCGCTACAAAAAACTTACTGTGGTTCCGTTGCTGCGGAATATATGCACATTGTATCTACAGAAGAAAAGCGTTGGATTCAAAGTCGTTTAGAGTCTGTTGAAAGCAGCCCTGAATTTGAAAAACAAGATAAATTACGATTTTTGGAAAGCTTAACCGCTGCCGAAGGTCTAGAAAAATACTTAGGTGCTAAGTTCCCTGGTGCAAAACGTTTCTCCCTTGAGGGTGGTGATGCACTAATTCCAATGATGAAAGAATTAATTCGTCGTAGTGGTGAACAAGGTATCAAAGAAGCTGTTATTGGTATGGCGCATCGCGGCAGACTTAATATGCTTGTTAACGTGCTGGGTAAAAAGCCAGCTGATTTGTTTGATGAATTTGCTGGTAAACACAGCGACGTATGGGGAGCGGGTGATGTTAAGTATCATCAAGGTTTTAGCTCTGATTTTCATACCCCAGGCGGAAACGTTCATTTAGCGCTTGCGTTTAATCCATCGCATTTAGAAATTGTTAATCCTGTAGTCATGGGATCTGTTCGTGCACGTCAAGAACGTCTTGGTAGCACAAATGGTGATGAAGTACTGGCGATCACAATTCATGGTGATTCTGCAATTGCTGGTCAGGGTGTTGTGGCTGAGACATTTAATATGTCGCAAACACGCGCTTATGGCATTGGTGGTACAGTTCGTATTGTTGTTAACAACCAAGTCGGTTTCACAACGTCAAACCCGAAAGATATGCGTTCGACAGAATACTGTACAGATATCGCAAAAATGGTTCAGGCACCTATCTTCCATGTAAATGCAGATGATCCTGAAGCCGTTGTATTGGTTACACAAATAGCGCTAGATTTCCGTAATACATTCAAGCGTGACGTTGTTATTGATTTAGTTTGTTATCGCCGTCATGGTCATAATGAAGCTGATGAGCCAAGTGCAACGCAACCATTAATGTACAAAAAAATTAAAAAGCATCCAACACCGCGTAAGATCTATGCAGATCAACTTGTTAATGAAGCGGTTATTGATGCTGCTGAAGCGACTGGTTTCATTAATGAATATCGTGACCAACTTGATGGTGGTCAATGTGTTGTTAAAGAATGGCGCCCAATGGAACAGCACTCTGTTGATTGGAATCCGTACTTAAAACATGAATGGGATATGCCGTACCAATCTCAGGTAGCGCAACAAACCCTGACAGATCTTGCAATCAAAATGACGAACGTTCCTGAAGGGCACAAGATTCAATCCCGTGTTCAGAAGATTTATAACGATCGTGTGGCGATGGCAAATGGTGAAAAACCGTGTGACTGGGGTTTTGCTGAAACATTGGCTTATGCAACATTACTTGATGATAACTACAAAGTACGTATTACTGGACAAGATGTTGGCCGTGGTACTTTCTTCCATCGTCATGCTGTTGTTCATAACCAAGAAGACGCGAGTACGTATACACCATTAGCGAATCTAAAAGCTGATCAAGGTGAGCTTACTATCCACGATTCAGTGTTATCTGAAGAAGCGGTATTAGCATTTGAATATGGTTATGCGACAACGGAACCAAGTGGCTTGACTATTTGGGAAGCACAATTTGGTGATTTCGCCAATGGCGCGCAAGTTGTATTCGATCAATTCCTCTCTTCTGGTGAACAGAAATGGGGTCGTATGTGTGGTCTAACAGTGATGTTACCACATGGTTATGAAGGGCAAGGTCCTGAGCATTCATCTGCGCGTCTAGAGCGTTACATGCAAATGTGTGCTGAGCATAACTGGCAAGTGTGTGTACCAAGTACACCAGCGCAGGTTTACCATATGCTTCGTCGTCAAACTGTACGTCCTATGCGTCGTCCACTGATCGTAATGACACCGAAATCATTATTACGTCATCCGTTAGCTATTTCTAGTTTATCTGAATTAGCAGAAGGTACGTTCCAAAATGTTATCGGTGAAATTGACGAACTTGACCCAACGCAAGTTAAACGCGTTGTAATGTGTAGCGGTAAAGTGTATTTCGATTTACTCGAAACACGTCGTAAAACAGGTCAAACTGATGTTGCTATTGTGCGTATTGAACAGCTTTATCCTTTCCCACATGCGGAAATTGCAGCTGTCTTTGCAGACTATCAACATGTAGAACAGTTTGTTTGGTGCCAAGAAGAACCTCAGAATCAGGGTGCTTGGTATTCAAGTCAGCATCACCACTGGGAATCTATCCCACAGGGTGCGAAACTAAGTTACGCTGGACGCGCTGCATCAGCATCACCAGCAGTCGGTTATATGTCTGTACATACAAAACAACAGCTAGCACTTATTGAAGATGCTTTAACTGTTGCGCAGAAATAG
- a CDS encoding succinate dehydrogenase iron-sulfur subunit: MQVKFSIYRYNPDVDSKPKMQEMSLEVPEGSDMMVLDALIQLKETDASLSFRRSCREGVCGSDGVNMNGKNGLACITPLSDLNMNNTIVIRPLPGLPVVRDLVIDMSQFYDNYARIKPFLITDDSAIPPARENLQSPEEREKLDGLYECILCACCSTSCPSFWWNPDKFVGPAGLLAAYRFLVDSRDSATEQRLSELDDAFSVFRCHGIMNCVNVCPKGLNPTKAIGNIKSMLLQRAV; the protein is encoded by the coding sequence ATGCAAGTTAAATTTTCAATTTATCGCTATAACCCTGATGTTGATAGCAAACCTAAAATGCAAGAAATGAGCCTTGAAGTACCTGAAGGTTCTGACATGATGGTGCTGGATGCGCTTATTCAATTAAAAGAAACAGATGCATCTTTATCTTTCCGTCGCTCTTGCCGTGAAGGCGTGTGTGGTTCTGATGGTGTAAACATGAATGGCAAAAATGGCCTAGCATGTATCACACCGTTGTCTGATCTAAATATGAACAATACGATTGTTATTCGTCCACTACCAGGCTTGCCAGTGGTACGAGATCTTGTTATTGATATGTCGCAGTTTTATGATAACTATGCACGTATTAAACCGTTCTTAATTACAGATGACAGTGCTATTCCACCTGCTCGCGAAAATCTTCAATCACCTGAAGAACGCGAAAAGTTAGATGGATTATACGAGTGTATCTTATGTGCGTGTTGTTCAACATCATGCCCATCATTCTGGTGGAACCCCGATAAGTTCGTGGGTCCTGCTGGTTTATTAGCGGCTTATCGTTTCTTAGTTGATAGTCGTGACTCGGCAACCGAACAACGTCTATCTGAATTAGACGATGCGTTTAGTGTATTCCGTTGTCACGGTATTATGAACTGTGTAAATGTGTGCCCTAAAGGTCTAAATCCTACAAAAGCAATCGGTAATATTAAATCTATGTTACTACAACGTGCGGTGTAG